The segment CTATTCTTACCTGTTGAAATAATGCTTCGTGTTGATTAGGATCAAACTTTTCATTCATTGGATTCAGCGATATTAGACCATGCTTCTTAAATACCTATAAAGAATCATTTCATAGTAACACatacaatattttcttttaatgtacATAATTGATGCTATTATAGTTTATTGTTTACTTTATGTAGCTGTGCTTCAGTCATCCGTAAACCCTCGTACAATGTCTTTAAATGTGGATTCTCGTTTGTCAATTCATTTTTTGGTACACTCTCTGTAGCTTTGCCCAAGATATCAGCTACGTCTAAGAGATCTTTACAGAAACTTTGAATACCAAATAATTTCGCATCATCGATTTGTTTCATTAATCTAATCCTAAGATTCTCTCCATCTGCGAGCGCCCTTTTGTATTTGTCCTCTAATTCGCACTTGTTACTTCTCAACTCTGTCAATTCTTTGTTAATGAGTTCCAGATCAGCTCtcaattttttctcattttccgCGGTCTCCGACAACGGGGTATTATCAGACTTCTTTTCTTCTGTAATCGTACTGTATTCGTGTGCTTGCCGCGAAATATATGATTGTTGGGATAACCTATAAATCAACACAGAAcgattattaacaatttatgtAACGAATATAGGAAATTATTAACGATAAAGAAGTTCTAATTACTGTAGTTGCAAAATAAATCATAGGGCAAGAGGTTGATAAAACATTAAAGTCGGTTTCCATTGCGACAATCCCGTAACAATATTTTGGAAGATAAAACGCAAAGTAACAAAGATAGATTTCGTTACGTATATCACTGTTTTATTATACAAATCTATAATAATACGATCAGGAAAAGAATAAGCGTGACTTAATAATCCTAACCTCTACATGCAAGTTGCAAAACGTGTGTCGAATTGTACACGCGTTTTGGCATCATAACAAATTATGGAACGCTATGCCTTAcctaagtaaaatatttttattgatatTGTGCAAACTGTCAACCGTGATACGAGTAATTCTTAGTGCAACCGGTGCCACAATCGATGCCATTCTTCGGAATTTCACGAAAAAACAGTGAGATCGATGAATGATGAAATCGCTGTGAATCGCTGCGATCCTCGTGCTTTCTCAGTGGTTCTCAAACGTTTTTTCCTGCTCAATGAACATAGCAATACGACGCTACATAACATTTCTCCTGGTTACGTAAACGTATTTCAATGTTCAACATTTTCACCTCTAAGAATAcgaattgtaaaaatatatattgttcGTTTTAAGTTTACGGTGCCAAACGAAAATGAAACTATGTACGTTTCGATTTCTTACGAACAAATTCTAGAAAACTTTTGTTTCATTTCCctcatatatatacacacacacactatAATAATGCTATTATATTTCCTACTGTATATTTATTAACGATTGTTCATTCGACTCGTgatattttcaatgttttattgGAATGAAGTGATACAATACAATGAAAACTGTTCGCGATTGTTAATTCTGTGGTTTCTGTATATGCGTATTCTCTTTTCAATACctgtgtaatttttatttacaaaaattaaaataatcactGAATACGTTAAAACGAGCGGAACCGCATCTCCGGTAGCAAACAATTCATTTCACAGCGATTTTCTGATACTACTTGAATTTCTCGATGCTATAAGTAAgtggactgcgaatctttatgctaAAACATATGTTTACAAGCACAAATTTATAGAACAAGGAAtcggaaaaattttctttactgCGAAACATTTTTCTATGTTAAGTTTCAAAGGATCAAAAAtactataaatgcacaaaatccgcagtctaatgataagcTGGGAAATTCAGAGTTCTGTTAAGTATGCATACAATCTTAGAAGTTGGTCAGTAAAGTTAGTTTTCCTGAAGAATTGGTTTATCATTTCTATTATGCTTATATCCATAAATAAGAATAATTTGATTCGCTTCTTGTAAATCTATTACGTGTAGTTCTCTTTAAAATATCTGTTAACATCACGATTTCTCTTATCCGTGTTTCATCGTAATTATTTCCTTTCTTCGTGTGAAATCAGAGTAACGACGTTGCTGTGTCGCTTATAAACGAAAATGAATGCATGGTGGCAAGTCGCTTAGTTCCATTACAATCACAATAAATATATACGATGCACTTGACTGTACGTACttatcaaaaagaaaaaaaaaagagtggaATACGTAACACGTAAAACAGCACTATCTTTGTTTGGTTTTTAAAATGAAGAAACATAATTTGTATCAATAATTCTGTGTAGTCGTTGCCCTTCAATTATCCGTGATCAGGCATTGTACGCGTCTTGATTAGCGTATCATGTTCAACatttaatacaaaaattaatcTATTTTTATCTAGTATTACATTCCAAGTGTGCAAACGTCGATTCAACAAACTCTACTGGTAAAATTACTTAACCgctacacatttttttttaatgtacataaataaatcatttatCAACCAACTATATATGTCTTTCGCGTGCCTCTAGCAGATTAAACGTCAATTTTTTTCGTCTCGTTTGCATTACGTTCGGGGGATAAATCGAGGTCTACAAATACTTTAAGAAGTTCCTCGGCACACGATCTAAAAAACGTACAAGTCTTTGAAGCTTGTACAAAACTAGAAATGTTCATTAAGACTTGTCTTTTATCTTTACATATTAAAGTGAAAGTTGCGGAGTAGTTAACTACCCTTTTCGGATGTGCCTCAAAACGTTCAGTATTTTGGCTTTCTGTTCGAAAAAAACTGTTTGTCTGTTAAGTGAGTGTATACGTGTGATGGTGTTGtacgtattatatatatatatatatgtgtgtgtgtgtatgtgtatgtcaGGCATAATACCAAAAACGGAGCCGATCACACATTATCAACCGTTTGAcatcatttttgaaaatatctaaaaTATATAAGGGTTAGAATCCTTCTTGATACTGTTTCGAGTCTAACTTCGCTTGGATCACCTCCAATTGTCTCTTTGCTTCGCATTGTGGAAAGTTTTGTAACTCATAATATTGCGGCGCTATTTTTAGCAACCAATCGGCTgtgaagaataaaaatattaatatttatttgcaGTTCCGCGTAGGATACAACAGCGATTTAAATACTCACGTTTGATGTCAGTGACTGTTCTAATATAATTTTTAGTCGTAAGCACGAACTCGTTATAGATCACCCACTCAGGCTTGTGATCTAAACAACTGCTCGGATGAAGCTGTACAATTTGATTATCTTTGATGGTTAAATAATGACCAGTTCTCTCCAAGTGAGCAACCTGTATGCAAACAagagaaaataaatagtagCGTACATTTTATTCTGTTGAACACTACAACACCTGGCAGAATTTATTTAGGTCAACCATCAACCATCACATCCACGATTTCGACCACATATTTTCTGCCAGAGGTAGTAATTACAACCGAAGACAATACCTGCATGAAGAAGCCGTTCACCAGTGCTTTTCtgatattaatataataatctTTTGATGTAAAATCCGTCGAGGTACGTTTTAAAGAAAATCTATCCATGATTCGGCTCAACTGTTGCCTTACATTGTCGCCGCTTTTCAAAGATCGGTAATTGACGAAGTTATCGTAACACCATTGTGGGTCTTCGAAGTCTGCGAGAAAGAAGGCCGTTGAAGCCAAGATTTAATACACACGTAGGCTTACATAACTTGATTATTCACTCGATACTTACTTTGCTTGAAAGCGTGATACACGTTCAACAGCGTCAAGTGATCACCGTCTATGTGCGCGAACCGCATTTTTGCATCGTCCGCAGCCTTCTTCGATTCATTTGGCCTCACAAAACACTGTGGGACTAATACAATATCAATCATCAATATAAAACCACGTTACCTTACCACGAACCTGACTTTTTCTTAATAGCTTTTATTGTATTAACAACATTTCAatgtaaaagaaataaatacagaAAGCGAATTATGAACCTAATATTGTttctcgagagaaaaaaaatataaaatacagaatATTCTTACTCATACGTTACCTGAAAGCATAGCAGTAATGCTAAGAATCTCATTACTGCAGTTATGATTGCAAGATGCGATTAGCATTTTCGCTAGTTGTGGATCCAGTGGAAATTCTGCCATCACAGCCCCCAAATCTGTTAGGTTTCCGTCGTCGTCTAATGCGGCCAAATAATTCAAAAGTTCCAGAGCTCTCATAAGTGTTTCAGGCGCGGGAGgatccatgaaatcaaagtgaACCTACAACACACAGTATCTCCTTTATTTAGGTGATTCCATTTAACATCTTGTGCAACATCGGAAGCTAAATTTCCATATGTACCAGATCATCGATACCAAGCTTCTTCAGTTGCAGTACAACACTGCCGAGATTCGACCTCAATATCTCGGGATAAGTATTTTCTAGCATCTCGTTCTTGTATGCTTTCTCTGTGTATAGTCGGAAACATTTGCCAGGTCTTGTACGACCGGCTCTACCCGCTCTCTGTTGAGCAGAAGCTTTGCTAATAGGCGATACTAGAAGGGATTCCACGCGAATTCTGGGATTGTACACCTGTTAAAAGAATATAACAATTATTACAagagaagaatatttttctcgcAAAGCGAGAGATGTATGCGAACGTTCACCTTCTGTTTCGCGAAACCAGGATCTATTACGAAGACGACACCGTCGATAGTTAACGATGTTTCTGCAATGTTGGTCGAGACTACTACTTTTCTACCGATCGCACCGTTTTGTTTTATCGGCGGTGCAGGTTCGAATATTCTCTGTTGGAGATTCGGAGGCAGTGTGGAGTATAACGGTATGCATTTTAGCTCGCCTACTTCCGGACCTAGATTATCCATTTCTCTCTTGATTCTCTTACATGCTTCCTCGATCTCCTCTTGACCAGTTAAAAATAGTAACAAATCTCCTGCTACATCCTCGCACATGTGTATCTGAATAACAGTCCTGATAGCTGCTTCTAAATAATCTCTTTCAGGTTCGGGTGTATAAAAAATCTCGACGGGATGCGTTCTGCCAGGTACATTCATTAAAGGTGCATCAAAATACTGTTGGAATTTCCCAGCATCTAATGTTGCACTCATAATCACAAGCTTCAAGTCTGGTCTCTGTTTAATCACTTCTTTCAACACACCCATCAGCAAATCCGTGGCCAAAGTCCTTTCGTGAGCTTCGTCCAACAGTATCACTTGGTATGCGTCTAGCATTGGATCTGACATGCCTTCGCGAAGAAGCATACCGTCAGTCATGTACTTCAATACCGTTCTTAGAGAACTGCAATCCTCGAAACGAATACTGTACCCCACTTCCTGACCTGTTCAAAATAATGTATAGTTTAGGAaattgtgaaatatttattagaccATAGCTTCTGGCAGATTTCTGAGCAGTCAATTTACCTAACGCAACATCCATTTCCTCTGAAACTCTCTGCGCGACAGACATAGCTGCCACTCTTCTTGGTTGTGTACAGGCAACACCCTTGATGCCGATACACTTTGAATACTCCACGCACCATTGTGGTATCTGTGTTGTTTTACCTGATCCTGTTTCACCGACAAGTACAATACATTGATGCTGAGCCAATAGCCTCATAAAATCAGCACGGTACTCGAACACTGGTAAGGTGATCCgctttttataaaattcatGAAATCTTGGTGTATAGGGCAGGCCAGTGTAAGGGTTCAATTGAACCTGACTTTTCGGTGCTGTTGATGGTACGGTTGTGCTGTTGGATGTCGAGCCATCTCTGCGACATAACAAATatccaaataaatatttaacaagtTTCAACGGTACGGACAATTATCTCCAATCATTGTCTTGGTATAATGTTTACACCACCATCACGAAATCGAGCGACGATAGTTGAGAACACTTGATTGGTTATGAGAACCAGATTCACGGAAAACAACGGTATTTCAGTTTTCGACGTAATGTCATCCGTATGTAGTTACAATCGATTTCTCAACAGGTAAACGATACGTGTAAATGTTCGTTAAAATCGCTTAGGTGGAATACTTCGCGTAAGATTGTTAATCGTAACACTGAATCACACAGTAGGAAATTCAGTTGAGAACCTTTACACCTGAGTTGACCAAACAAGTCAACAGCAACAGTAAAGATTCGCAGCATGATATAGAAACGCGAATTCGAGAGAAATATTCCGTCGCGTTgctgttaacaataaatatgaTCCTTCGAGAGGAACTATTCCGCGGGTACGAGAGTCATTGAATAAGATTCCCGATAGCATTGAAAAAACTTGTAACAATGCACATGGCAGTATATTTTGTCGAATGTCTCGAATCCCGTGATTGTACGTATGATAATTCACTCACGTCTTCCGTTTAACGTACGGATCCACAACCTCGATCCTCCGTTTTGACATAATTCTTGTCCGTCCGCAGGCAAGAAAAGCAAAATCTGTTTACGAACTCCACACACGGCGTCACAAAATGGCAAACTGGTTACAGCTTCCTGTAATCGTATTCGGGAAAATTAACGAGAGATGGCGCGTTCGGCGTTACAAAGAATCATGGCGCCATAACGTACTTTTCGCGCGGACAATTTAAAAACGTGAATGAACTTCGTGTAATCGTATCGTATTGTGTTTAAAATTAATTCATTCCGATCGATGAAATTACTTGTCTATGGGTATGAATGTAGaataaaaaacatttatttttcgaTATATTACAAGTAGAAAAATGCGGTTAAAATTATATAGCTATTAAAGAGGTATATTCCGGATAATGTACATAGCTTCATTATCACATCCAAAGAGTAAAGTTGATCTGTTTATATCAATACTGTTTATTGGTTTGTGCATTGTGCTGCAAAGCGATGTTACATTCACTTTGCCGTTTGTTCCAATTGTATTCAACCAATGCGTATTTGTAGGATCTGAAACGAGTGTAGAATGTTAATACGAAGCAATGGAATTTCCGATTGCATAGTTCCCTAATCATCGAAGTTTACCGAGACTCAATTTCGAATGCTGAGTGTTATTCCAGTGCCATAATTCGCCGCTGTTTGAACAAGTAAATATGTTTTCAGGTCTGTCGGGGTGAAAGAGGATTTCGCTAACAGCCTTGGCATGAGCATTTAGTTGAGACATTGGATACGTATTGTGTCTCAAATCCCAGACTGTCAAGCTACCGTCACCACCACCGGCAACAACAATATGCTTCTGTGTCGGATGATGCGCGATGCTCGTGGCTTCCGTCTATTAATGCAAATTATGTcgtaaatatgttggtaaaagctACTAATTAAAAGCAAGGAAATATTTCTCATTGTATTAGCATTCATACTTTTGCTTGCTCCGAAAGCATAAACGTTGTTGCAGGTTGATCCTGATTGTTTCTCAAGTCCCACACTTTCATGTGTCCCCTAAGATTTCCTGTAAGTATCTCGTTGTGTCTTAAGAAATCGACACAGTACAAGGAACAGCTATCAGCTTCTTCTAAAAACagatttgaatattttactACTGAGTATAGTATTTCTAAAATGTTATTCTATTTACCAATGACTCTAACTGGCTTGATCTGTCCAGCAGTTAGAAGATTAATTCTTCCATCTTCGCCTATAGAAACTATATCTTGTTCAAAGGTAGACAATGCTGTGCACGATGCATAACTAGATGTTTTactgtaaatatatataaaatataatatgcTGTAATGATATAATGGTATAATGATAGATTAATAGTTCATGAAGGATGTATACTTGAATTTATGTATGAAATCCCAAGACATGTGTTCCTTAAATTGTGAATATGGATTCTCATGGACCTGTAATAATCTTACACTGCCGATGGATGAGGATACCACAAAGAAGTCTCTCGAAATAAACTATAAAAAATGACTGGATGATAAATAAAGAGAGAATAAACAATTACTGTTATTAAATAAGAATTAGGTACCCTAATTTCAGTCACGTTCCCAAGAATAGCGTAGGAGGAGACCACTGCTGGATAAGATTCGCCGACATCGTTCACTTGGAACGTCCAATGGGTCACTTTGTTCACCTGCATCAAACATTTACTTTTTCATTGATGACCATAATGTAAAGCAGAGTccacaatgaaataaaaatatcacaTGAACGAATATCGAATGTAACAATTGAGTAtcaaatattaaatgtattagCATCGCGGTAGGAATAAAACGAGCACGAGGATACAGGTTATGTTTGTCGAAGTTAACCTCACCGGATCATCCCAACTGCCGGTTATAAAATTGGTAGCCTCCTCGAAATCCTCGTGTTTCCATCGGATTTTAGCAACTTTCTCCGACACGAACGTTCCTTGAACATTCTCGGTCATCTTGTGTCATTTAAAACtgtttaatttaaaatgaaaaccCGGCTAGAAGCCAGATCAGCGTTAAGAGACGCACGCGTCCCCACCACGTCTGTCAAAAAGACCGCCAAACGCTGCGCGGGCGCCACTTTCAAAAATCCACGTGCTCGTCAACAtctatttttaccatttttatcgATAGTTAAGAGCACACGTTTTAACAGCTTTTAAGTGAAATTCGATCGACTTTAAACTCTAcgatcttttaatatttttaacgacTCTTTCAACGGTatcgtttttaaaaatacaatttctttttaatcaaaAAGTACTTCTGTTCAGTACTCTTACGAATAAAACAAGTAATCGTCAATGATCATCGGTACACATATAATTCATAAAAGAGAAACGATTTCTATAGGGAAGTTGTAAAGGAGTAGGGATCAAGCTATGATTTATAAATCACAGAAGACGCGGAGGACAGTTACGTGGTGACCAGGTCGTGAAACAGATCGTGTGTAACAAGATTTTCGCTCTCAAACGTTTCTTTATTTAAAATCGCTTGCTGAAGTAATCGTTCATCCAAAATTACAGCTAAAAAAATCGTTGTCTACTGCTCGAAACAGTGGTAAGATTAATTAGACGACGGAAGCGATTTGTAATGATTGCAGGTCCAACACCTTCAAAGCAATGACGCCGTACGTTTTATTGTTCTTATGTCTGAATACGCTCTATTTAACTTGCCGTGTTGCAAGCGTTGCGAGCACGCCGAAGCTCAGTAAGTATTTAAAAGGGATCGTACGATCGCAAATGATCTAGAGTCTAGATTCTAGACGGACAGGATTTCGAcattttataaaatcatttcaGTGTTCACGGGTGTGAATCTAACGAGCGATGAAGACATCACAGAGACGCAGCATGCAACTTGCAAAATTGCTACTGAAAAATTGGTTGCAAGCGCGAAAGCCACTGTCACAAGAGTGCTTACTGGAGCTTGCAGCGCGAGTAAGCAATTATTTGTGATTAGCAACTAAAGATTTcttaatacattttttcgtggcACCGTAATTGAGTAATTCGAAATGATCTTTTCAGAGGCGATCGACGAGAGGCTTCGATCCTTCGAGAGTAACTTGACGCGGGACCTGGAGGAGATCAAGATTATGCTTCGCAGCCTGTTGGACGACAAAAGGCACAAGCTCGACACCAATAGCCCAGGAAGCTATCGAATTAAccacgaggatgatcgaaaaatCATCGCTCGATCCCCGAGGCAAGCCGAGGTCGACGCGTTCAACAACACCGTGCAGAGAGTTTCATCAGCGAAcggtttctttcttttctacGATTTAATGTCATGCCATTCCGCGATCGATTGCATTACGTATTCACTGAAGACACATGCTGCTAGATGCAGAACCGAATTACCCCCTCGTTCCGTATAATCGATAAATTAGGTTGTTCGTTAGGTTGTTCTTCTCAAAGTGTCCTCGGTTCTATCGGCCAATACGCGGAAATCACGTGAAACGCAATGATTGGGAGTACGTCCTGACGCTTTGCAGGGTCATCGAGCGTGTTCCTCTACTACTGGCAGATAAAGGACTTCGATAAGAAGCTGGCAAGCTGGAAAGTGGCTCGTTTCGAGCGCAGTCCGACTTTTTACACGGTTCAGAATGGTTATGCCATGTACATGAAAGCGACACCACGTTATTTCCCCGATGGCACTGTCTTCATGGCCGTTGGACTAACTCGCGGTGCTTACGACTCCGTCTTAAAGTGGCCGTTCCCTTATAAAGTTCGCCTCGAGGTAATAAAACGCGGGAGAGAAACCGCTCGAGAAGTTACTCGTGATCGTACAACGCATAGATCGTTAGGTTTTAGATCACTCCGGCGAGCAGCTGCGACAAGATCGACGCTCTCGAACCTGGGATCCGAGCACCCTCTGCTCGGAATATTTTTGGGGCCGTCCAAAATTAACTGGAGAACCGGACAATCCAGCGTGCGTCGGATTGAGTGTTCCCCACCAAGTACTATTCACCAAGCTACCGTTCGTCGGCGATGGCTCGTCGAGGAACACCAGGTACCTCTGGAACGGCAGCGTTACCGTGAAACTGACGGTGCACCTTTGAATATCGGAATaaatcactggactgcggatctttatgcagaataaaaatgttctgcatttgTTCGTCCAttctttaataattgtactagATCGAAAGCAAGATGCTATTCAATCCTTTCAATCTTCAGACACTGTCAAACTGCAGCCGCTGATttcttgtcacaaatgcataaagatccgcagtctacaaataACCAAACAATTAGCTTACGATAACACCGACAGTAGCGTCACATTTTATTGGGTCTCAACGAGGGTACATGCGACGTGTCTCTAAATCATACGATCTATCTTGCGTCGTTCGGACTACGAATTTTGTCGGTGCGGCGACAGAAGATTACTATGTAATAATTTGACCGAGTATGACAGaatctcttttaatattcatcttAACTCAACATATAACGGGTATAAATTAAATTGTTACGTTTCGAAAGAGTTAACAAAGTCCGCCGGTGTTGTTTGGTACCCGATAGAAGTGTCCGCTGAAGTCCGGTTCGTCTGAGTTGGTCCTCGAAACTCTAACAGCACCTGCGTAAGGCAGCGTGTCGATAAATAAATGATGTTAAGGGGACAGGTAATTAATGCAAGGTTCTTTCATCTTCACCCAGTCCGGCGCGACGAGGTTCAATCCGAATTTAGTCCGAGAAAGTGAACGGGGACTCCAGCCTTTTGCGAAGAGGTGACCTGCCAGCGAGGTACACCTGCGGAATTTCCGAAAGCTGGTACTCGTTCGTCTCTCGATCGGTTTTCATGTTTTGCGACGCGGCCCTCAGCAACGCTTTATACACAGAAACCGGAAGTCGCACGGTCCCGCCGAGCTCGTACTCCTGCGCCGGAAGATTCTCCGGGAAGTTCCTCTTCCTTCCGCATCCTACAACCAATTCACCGGTAAACTCGTTTCGTTACGTCCTAATCACCGGTGCAAGCTCCGAGGTGTGAGCAACATGCTATGGCCTCGCAATCCCACATACTTGCGCCTCAAAATTTAGCCTACGAGTggagctttaaaaataagctcGAGAAATGCAAGGATTTCATTGATTACcaatagaccgcggattttatgcattcgcgagAAAAATGGACGAGTACGATTTAACTGAGAGATTAAAAgaataaacaaataattaaaaaatcattaaagCAAGATATTTGGCTAGTGTCTCGTGCaatttattctatttttattttacacaaagatccgcagtctatcggcACGTGAACaggaccgcgccgaacgtaatAATGCACCGTGTGTTCTTTCaagtatataaataaattatgagCGGATTTACCGGTGAACGCGTTGCAAAACGGTCTCTTTATCTTGACCGACTCGTCCATAGCCAACACGTCCAGCACCTGTTCCTGGATCTGGAAATCGAAAGATCTTGAGAGTCTCGACTGAAATTCGATTTTGTGAGCCTCTTCAAGGTGTTTTCGCAGTCCGCAATGATCATTGAGCTTCGACGCGGAATCGAATCTAATGTATGCGCTGTTATCCTTGAAGAGATGCAACGCAGGTACCTAACGTCATCACCTTGTCCTGTGGTTGCTCCGTTCGTGTTGCGTCCGCGAGGAAAGTGAGCCCCAGGAAACAGGCAATCCAGATGATAATCTGAAATGATTGATCGACCGTCGATTCACCATCGGCTAGGtatagtatacatatatatatatacttatatgTAAATATTAATGAACAAATTGTCCTCGTTATTCCATAAATGTTAAACGAAACGACGTCGAGATATCTCGATAATTACCGGACCACGTGTAATTTCTAATAAACGCGTACAACGTTTACGTAATAAGTGTTGAGAAGCTTTCGAACATGTGAACCGTTTGTAATCTGCTTACGACTTTAATCAGGTTTGTACTGCGGTTAATTAATGTCCAACTATACTACCGGTCGATCGTTCCTCCAAGCGGTACGTTCGTCATTCGAGGAAATAATTACTTTTAATGAAAACGGCGGCCAACGCGAGCGAGCTACAAATAAATAATGCGACAGCGGTGGACGCTGAAAAGCGCGATTATTTCGACCATTTCGGGTGGACAATTATTAGAAGTTTTCATATTTGTCAAGGTATTATTTCTTCAAGTGTCGGACAAAGATCAATGCAACAGGGATTCTCGTTAAAAAAAACAAACTGTCCACTGTAAAAGTACAATGATTTATCCTAGTTAAATAAACTCAGCATCCATAGCCTTCAATTGTATTTTGTTGATCTCTATCGAGATTAGGAGTGGATAAGAGCATAAATAGAtaagaaataattacaaatcTGCGCTCGCAAGATCTGTACCGACTCCCAAGAATATATCGGCAATTGAATCAATCTGCGAAACACTCAAGTTGTATTCTAGAAAGCAACTCCGCGCAAGGATACGTTTGAAAAGGAATGAAATTCGATGAAAAAGAAGCTTACCTTCATGTTGTATCTTCGCCGATCAGATTCACGCAAACAACACCGC is part of the Halictus rubicundus isolate RS-2024b chromosome 10, iyHalRubi1_principal, whole genome shotgun sequence genome and harbors:
- the Roe1 gene encoding grpE protein homolog, mitochondrial Roe1, with the protein product MASIVAPVALRITRITVDSLHNINKNILLRLSQQSYISRQAHEYSTITEEKKSDNTPLSETAENEKKLRADLELINKELTELRSNKCELEDKYKRALADGENLRIRLMKQIDDAKLFGIQSFCKDLLDVADILGKATESVPKNELTNENPHLKTLYEGLRMTEAQLHKVFKKHGLISLNPMNEKFDPNQHEALFQQEVEGKEPGTIVVVSKLGYKLHERVVRPALVGVAKG
- the Dhx15 gene encoding DEAH-box helicase 15, translated to MSKRRIEVVDPYVKRKTDGSTSNSTTVPSTAPKSQVQLNPYTGLPYTPRFHEFYKKRITLPVFEYRADFMRLLAQHQCIVLVGETGSGKTTQIPQWCVEYSKCIGIKGVACTQPRRVAAMSVAQRVSEEMDVALGQEVGYSIRFEDCSSLRTVLKYMTDGMLLREGMSDPMLDAYQVILLDEAHERTLATDLLMGVLKEVIKQRPDLKLVIMSATLDAGKFQQYFDAPLMNVPGRTHPVEIFYTPEPERDYLEAAIRTVIQIHMCEDVAGDLLLFLTGQEEIEEACKRIKREMDNLGPEVGELKCIPLYSTLPPNLQQRIFEPAPPIKQNGAIGRKVVVSTNIAETSLTIDGVVFVIDPGFAKQKVYNPRIRVESLLVSPISKASAQQRAGRAGRTRPGKCFRLYTEKAYKNEMLENTYPEILRSNLGSVVLQLKKLGIDDLVHFDFMDPPAPETLMRALELLNYLAALDDDGNLTDLGAVMAEFPLDPQLAKMLIASCNHNCSNEILSITAMLSVPQCFVRPNESKKAADDAKMRFAHIDGDHLTLLNVYHAFKQNFEDPQWCYDNFVNYRSLKSGDNVRQQLSRIMDRFSLKRTSTDFTSKDYYINIRKALVNGFFMQVAHLERTGHYLTIKDNQIVQLHPSSCLDHKPEWVIYNEFVLTTKNYIRTVTDIKPDWLLKIAPQYYELQNFPQCEAKRQLEVIQAKLDSKQYQEGF
- the LOC143358194 gene encoding nucleoporin Nup43-like, with product MTENVQGTFVSEKVAKIRWKHEDFEEATNFITGSWDDPVNKVTHWTFQVNDVGESYPAVVSSYAILGNVTEIRFISRDFFVVSSSIGSVRLLQVHENPYSQFKEHMSWDFIHKFNKTSSYASCTALSTFEQDIVSIGEDGRINLLTAGQIKPVRVIEEADSCSLYCVDFLRHNEILTGNLRGHMKVWDLRNNQDQPATTFMLSEQAKTEATSIAHHPTQKHIVVAGGGDGSLTVWDLRHNTYPMSQLNAHAKAVSEILFHPDRPENIFTCSNSGELWHWNNTQHSKLSLDPTNTHWLNTIGTNGKVNVTSLCSTMHKPINSIDINRSTLLFGCDNEAMYIIRNIPL
- the LOC143357772 gene encoding uncharacterized protein LOC143357772, translated to MTPYVLLFLCLNTLYLTCRVASVASTPKLMFTGVNLTSDEDITETQHATCKIATEKLVASAKATVTRVLTGACSAKAIDERLRSFESNLTRDLEEIKIMLRSLLDDKRHKLDTNSPGSYRINHEDDRKIIARSPRQAEVDAFNNTVQRVSSANGSSSVFLYYWQIKDFDKKLASWKVARFERSPTFYTVQNGYAMYMKATPRYFPDGTVFMAVGLTRGAYDSVLKWPFPYKVRLEVLDHSGEQLRQDRRSRTWDPSTLCSEYFWGRPKLTGEPDNPACVGLSVPHQVLFTKLPFVGDGSSRNTRYLWNGSVTVKLTVHL
- the LOC143357773 gene encoding uncharacterized protein LOC143357773, which codes for MKIIIWIACFLGLTFLADATRTEQPQDKIQEQVLDVLAMDESVKIKRPFCNAFTGCGRKRNFPENLPAQEYELGGTVRLPVSVYKALLRAASQNMKTDRETNEYQLSEIPQVYLAGRSPLRKRLESPFTFSD